A window of the Radiobacillus deserti genome harbors these coding sequences:
- the spoVID gene encoding stage VI sporulation protein D → MLTDGQSVFSFDLNESLWFKKGQEVEEIMGISLDPEISIQEYDDFVSIRGVIELKGEYFQVQDQDWDSDDILTLRDHPSQRMVERVESYDDGVNEFFHTFPVEVSIPKYRIHELDDVMVGIESFDYELPENSQLKLMAKISIHGVLEEPTFEESSSSPERDEAEEPIEYAQPTYEDANEKVESFELDETFEFDVKNRSEEPQSETDVPDEFVEPPLDPILEDDDEEFGEEVKVEEAKEKIEEPSKGKAKKKKSQSIAEFFASTAKGKGIDETTPLVEEKPKQLDITPEELLNEDRDEGDAPDPTYLLNIFEEAEEQYTRLKMCIVQESDTLEKIAERYQVSPLVISNKNRLLSDDLKEGQILYIPSK, encoded by the coding sequence ATGTTGACTGACGGACAATCCGTTTTTAGCTTTGATTTAAATGAATCCTTATGGTTTAAAAAAGGACAGGAAGTAGAAGAAATAATGGGAATTTCTTTAGATCCGGAAATATCTATTCAAGAATATGACGATTTTGTTTCCATAAGAGGAGTTATTGAACTGAAGGGCGAGTATTTCCAGGTGCAAGATCAAGACTGGGATTCTGACGACATTCTAACCCTTCGAGATCATCCTTCACAACGTATGGTTGAGCGTGTAGAAAGCTATGACGATGGAGTAAATGAATTTTTTCACACGTTTCCAGTAGAAGTATCCATTCCGAAGTATCGAATCCATGAGTTAGATGACGTGATGGTCGGAATCGAATCCTTTGATTATGAGCTTCCAGAGAATAGCCAATTAAAGTTGATGGCTAAGATTTCGATTCATGGGGTACTGGAGGAACCAACCTTTGAGGAATCATCTTCTAGTCCTGAGCGTGATGAAGCGGAAGAGCCGATTGAATACGCTCAACCAACATATGAAGATGCGAACGAGAAAGTGGAATCGTTTGAGTTGGATGAAACATTTGAGTTTGATGTAAAAAATCGTTCGGAAGAGCCCCAATCGGAAACAGATGTTCCAGATGAATTCGTAGAACCTCCATTGGATCCTATACTGGAGGATGACGACGAGGAATTTGGTGAGGAAGTTAAAGTGGAAGAGGCGAAAGAGAAAATAGAAGAACCATCGAAAGGAAAGGCGAAGAAAAAGAAATCGCAATCCATTGCTGAATTCTTTGCAAGTACTGCTAAAGGGAAGGGTATCGATGAAACAACTCCTTTGGTAGAGGAGAAGCCGAAGCAGCTTGATATTACGCCAGAGGAGTTGCTGAATGAAGATCGGGATGAAGGAGATGCACCAGATCCAACATATCTATTAAATATTTTTGAAGAAGCGGAAGAGCAATATACAAGATTAAAAATGTGTATTGTTCAGGAGTCCGATACATTAGAAAAGATTGCAGAGCGGTATCAAGTATCTCCATTAGTAATTTCAAACAAAAATCGTTTATTATCAGATGATTTAAAAGAAGGCCAAATTCTATACATTCCTTCCAAATAA
- a CDS encoding AraC family transcriptional regulator → MDWAKRINNVLDYIEEHLDEELDYKTLAQLAYSSEYHFSRIFSSITGVPLSEYIRRRRLTRAAFELQNGSRVTDVALKYGYDSVDAFTRAFKLTHGITPSIAKKGGISLKAFPKLSLQLSIKGDTEMEYRIEQLDYELRIVGIKKPVQTSRAFKTIPTLWNTAKKDGLLQQLKDMAWENPKCTLESILGVCGKEAAILDDEFDYLMGVRYDSNPPNGMETMILPPTTWAVFPNIVDAWRRLYTEWVPTSGYELANLPCIECYYGPGHKPRHELWVPLSKN, encoded by the coding sequence ATGGATTGGGCAAAGAGAATAAATAATGTGTTAGATTACATAGAAGAGCATTTAGATGAGGAGCTAGATTATAAGACTTTAGCACAACTTGCATACAGTTCCGAGTACCATTTTTCAAGGATATTTTCTTCCATAACAGGAGTGCCACTGTCGGAGTATATAAGACGTAGAAGGTTAACGAGAGCTGCTTTTGAATTGCAAAATGGTAGTCGTGTGACCGATGTAGCACTGAAGTATGGGTATGATTCTGTCGATGCTTTCACGCGTGCTTTTAAACTTACACATGGCATAACACCTTCGATTGCGAAAAAAGGTGGTATTTCTTTAAAAGCTTTTCCAAAACTTTCTCTCCAGCTTTCGATAAAAGGAGACACGGAAATGGAATATCGTATTGAGCAATTAGATTACGAATTGAGAATTGTTGGAATAAAAAAACCTGTTCAAACAAGCAGGGCTTTTAAAACAATACCGACCTTATGGAACACTGCCAAAAAGGACGGTCTCCTGCAACAATTAAAGGATATGGCATGGGAGAATCCAAAATGTACGTTGGAAAGTATCCTTGGAGTTTGTGGAAAAGAAGCTGCAATATTAGATGATGAATTTGACTACTTGATGGGGGTTCGGTATGATTCAAATCCGCCAAACGGTATGGAAACTATGATTCTCCCTCCGACAACATGGGCAGTGTTTCCTAATATTGTTGATGCATGGAGACGCTTGTACACAGAATGGGTACCAACCTCTGGGTATGAATTAGCGAATTTACCTTGTATTGAATGCTATTACGGACCAGGACATAAACCTAGGCATGAATTATGGGTACCACTTTCGAAAAATTAG
- a CDS encoding alpha/beta fold hydrolase, protein MIKTDRFYVETVGTGTPLLFLPAAGFSGKEGLNIAEHLKDKFETHLIDLPGLGRSKRMDGKVTSISMANWAKDYLDQQGIAKALLIGHSLGGAIWLALAVHYPERVKKLILLDQGHKPYPRVPKAEFGIYSFAFPFLNSCVYLFGERFLNKLTKLFTQEEKERRDINKEVMEFCNQTNIQTNRYVKIAIEDAPDFSSDALPLLLGYYNLHLPNLLKQVRVETCLFYGTFEQI, encoded by the coding sequence ATGATAAAAACAGATAGGTTTTACGTCGAAACGGTAGGAACTGGAACACCATTGTTGTTCCTTCCTGCAGCTGGTTTTTCTGGGAAAGAGGGATTAAACATAGCTGAACACTTGAAAGACAAATTTGAAACACACTTAATAGATTTACCGGGCTTGGGAAGAAGTAAAAGGATGGATGGTAAAGTTACGTCGATAAGCATGGCCAACTGGGCCAAAGATTATTTAGATCAGCAAGGGATAGCTAAAGCATTATTAATTGGGCATTCATTGGGAGGAGCAATTTGGCTAGCACTTGCAGTTCACTATCCTGAACGTGTAAAGAAGCTTATTTTGCTTGATCAGGGACATAAACCCTATCCTAGAGTTCCCAAAGCAGAATTTGGAATATATAGCTTTGCTTTTCCTTTTCTAAATAGTTGTGTCTATTTATTTGGAGAACGATTCTTGAATAAGCTAACCAAGTTGTTTACTCAAGAGGAGAAAGAACGAAGAGATATAAACAAAGAGGTTATGGAATTCTGCAATCAAACTAATATCCAAACAAATCGTTATGTAAAAATAGCAATCGAAGATGCACCGGATTTTTCATCGGATGCACTCCCTTTATTGTTAGGTTATTATAACCTTCATCTGCCAAATCTTTTAAAGCAAGTTCGTGTCGAGACGTGTCTTTTCTATGGTACATTTGAACAAATATAA
- a CDS encoding DUF4181 domain-containing protein produces the protein MYGLGLEFWSRLFVILGIALLLISLFNALMRKVLNVKRRKFFSYNHVNDRHKKLDWFIRIGFIGMVILSYPFTLQPYSNWFLQPWFLIFVFFIASETVRAIMEYKYAKNRRDYLYTLSSLLFVTVLLTILFSTQFFGFID, from the coding sequence GTGTATGGCTTAGGATTAGAATTTTGGTCGAGGTTGTTCGTTATACTTGGAATTGCTTTATTGTTGATCTCTTTGTTTAATGCCCTCATGAGGAAAGTATTGAACGTCAAAAGGAGGAAATTTTTTTCTTATAATCACGTCAATGATCGACATAAAAAATTGGATTGGTTCATTAGAATTGGGTTTATAGGGATGGTGATTTTATCTTATCCATTTACTCTTCAACCATACTCGAATTGGTTTTTGCAACCGTGGTTTTTAATCTTCGTGTTTTTCATTGCCTCCGAAACAGTGAGAGCTATTATGGAATACAAATATGCTAAAAATCGAAGAGATTATTTGTACACACTAAGTTCACTCCTCTTTGTTACTGTGTTGTTGACCATCTTATTTTCCACGCAATTCTTTGGATTTATTGATTAG
- a CDS encoding AAA family ATPase, whose protein sequence is MFLKRITLLREEIPSMDDYPFSIPSIKSLEEIHINQHVTFFVGENGSGKSTLLEAIADKCGFHTAGGGRNNQYEVHASESALSDYIRLSWLPKVTNGFFLRAESFYNFASHIDSLGNYEAYGGKSLHHQSHGESFLSLFLNRFGGKAIYLLDEPEAALSPARQLTFLKIIRDLASEGKAQFLIATHSPILLGYPGAEILSFDHDQITSVDYESTEHYQITKYFLNQKEKLLTELFREE, encoded by the coding sequence ATGTTTCTAAAACGAATTACATTGCTACGTGAGGAAATTCCATCTATGGATGACTATCCATTTTCTATTCCATCCATTAAGTCGCTTGAAGAAATACATATTAATCAACATGTAACCTTCTTTGTCGGAGAAAATGGTTCAGGTAAATCTACCTTACTTGAAGCCATCGCGGATAAATGTGGCTTTCATACGGCTGGAGGTGGGCGAAATAATCAATACGAAGTCCATGCCTCTGAGTCTGCCCTAAGTGATTACATCCGGCTATCATGGTTACCAAAGGTAACGAATGGTTTTTTTCTTAGAGCGGAGTCCTTTTATAACTTTGCTTCTCATATAGACTCACTAGGTAACTATGAAGCGTATGGTGGAAAGTCTTTGCATCACCAATCACATGGAGAGTCCTTTCTATCGCTTTTTTTAAATCGTTTTGGTGGAAAAGCTATATATCTATTAGATGAACCAGAGGCTGCTCTTTCCCCGGCTAGACAGCTAACATTCTTAAAAATCATCCGAGACCTAGCTTCTGAAGGAAAAGCACAGTTTCTAATTGCCACACATTCACCAATCTTGCTAGGATATCCAGGTGCAGAAATACTGAGCTTTGATCATGATCAAATCACAAGTGTCGATTATGAAAGTACGGAACATTATCAAATTACGAAATATTTTTTAAATCAAAAAGAGAAATTATTAACCGAGTTATTTCGTGAAGAATGA
- a CDS encoding class I SAM-dependent methyltransferase, translated as MIITTAGRTSRDMTIRAKEMAKKYNIPYVSRDGISITKLKDLHKKDIVVVGRDGLSISPLSADISLFFHPNLAMVRAKRLLQGEEDPFISVAGLRPGKSLLDCTLGLASDSIVASLVVESNGSVVGVEGNPSLYLLAKEGLSTFHSGRDAFDRAMRNVHVVHRDHLRFLKETEDDAFDVVYFDPMFTTGVKTSEGINAIRTLALQSELTDELIHEAKRVARERVVLKDHWKSDRFKNLGFVQHRRKTSLFHYGTIE; from the coding sequence ATGATTATTACAACTGCAGGGCGGACTTCTAGAGACATGACCATTAGAGCAAAGGAAATGGCGAAGAAATATAATATTCCCTATGTGTCAAGAGACGGGATTTCCATAACCAAGCTGAAGGACTTACATAAAAAAGATATTGTCGTAGTAGGGAGAGATGGCTTGTCGATTTCACCATTATCCGCTGACATCTCTCTTTTCTTTCATCCGAATCTTGCGATGGTAAGGGCAAAGCGGTTGCTACAAGGTGAGGAAGACCCTTTTATTTCCGTAGCAGGATTGAGACCAGGAAAGTCCCTATTGGACTGCACATTAGGATTGGCTTCGGATAGTATCGTTGCTAGTTTAGTTGTCGAATCAAATGGTTCGGTAGTTGGAGTGGAAGGCAATCCCTCTCTTTATTTGTTAGCGAAGGAAGGACTATCTACCTTTCATAGTGGAAGAGATGCTTTTGATCGGGCGATGAGAAACGTACATGTCGTTCATAGGGATCATCTTCGGTTTTTAAAAGAAACCGAAGATGATGCGTTCGATGTCGTGTATTTTGACCCGATGTTTACAACCGGTGTAAAGACATCTGAAGGAATAAATGCGATTCGAACCCTCGCATTACAGTCAGAGCTAACCGACGAGCTGATTCATGAAGCAAAGCGAGTAGCAAGAGAACGAGTTGTACTGAAGGATCACTGGAAAAGCGATCGTTTTAAAAACCTCGGATTTGTCCAGCACCGAAGAAAAACCTCCTTATTTCATTACGGAACAATAGAATGA
- a CDS encoding NUDIX hydrolase, with translation MEKWDVYDKNRKFLHRTHERGVPIKDGDYHIVAHAWIRNNQKQLLLTKRHPNKPFGDLWEYPGGSIMIGESSLQGVLREIKEEIGVNLDPNNATLLKTERRDQYHDFNDIWLFDQEVDLSETSLQPEEVMDIKWVSKDELNEMEEENLLVPLVYIKELFD, from the coding sequence GTGGAGAAATGGGATGTTTATGATAAGAATAGAAAATTTTTACACCGTACACATGAACGAGGAGTTCCCATAAAGGATGGGGATTATCACATTGTCGCACATGCTTGGATTAGAAATAACCAAAAGCAGCTTCTGTTAACGAAACGTCATCCTAATAAGCCATTTGGTGATTTGTGGGAATATCCTGGTGGTTCCATCATGATTGGTGAAAGTAGTTTGCAAGGTGTTTTGAGAGAGATTAAAGAAGAAATTGGAGTCAATTTAGATCCAAACAATGCAACGTTGTTAAAGACCGAACGTCGGGATCAATATCACGACTTTAACGATATTTGGCTATTTGATCAAGAGGTGGACCTTTCGGAAACATCACTCCAACCAGAGGAAGTTATGGATATTAAATGGGTTTCAAAGGACGAATTAAATGAGATGGAAGAAGAGAATTTGTTAGTTCCACTTGTCTATATAAAAGAACTCTTTGATTAA
- a CDS encoding SDR family oxidoreductase, translated as MKYLMTGATGKLGSKIVDILLEKVPAKQLAVSVRQPEKAEHLKAKGIEVRQGDFDYPETLDKAFKGIDRLLIISADGDNETRNRQHKNAVEAAARAGVKFIAYTSIANAKESNMFLAPPHQVAEEAILKTGIPYSFLRNNWYLENELGTIQGVQAGAPWVTSAGEGKVGWALQQDYAEATAAVLVGAEHDNTIYELSGTLYTQDELAQTVGEILGKNIPVQHVDDKTYAETMKQAGLPEAILPMLVEIQKGIRNGELAIESNDFEKILGRPETPLKEALTRLLNQ; from the coding sequence GTGAAATATTTAATGACGGGTGCCACGGGGAAATTAGGGAGTAAAATTGTCGATATTTTATTAGAAAAAGTACCGGCCAAACAACTGGCAGTTAGTGTACGTCAACCTGAAAAGGCAGAACATTTGAAAGCGAAGGGGATAGAAGTACGCCAAGGGGACTTTGACTATCCAGAAACATTAGATAAAGCATTTAAAGGAATAGACCGTCTTCTCATTATTTCAGCAGACGGAGATAATGAAACGAGAAATAGACAACATAAAAATGCTGTCGAAGCTGCGGCTCGAGCAGGTGTGAAATTTATAGCCTATACAAGTATTGCAAATGCTAAAGAGAGTAACATGTTTCTCGCCCCCCCACATCAAGTTGCAGAGGAAGCGATTTTAAAAACTGGCATTCCTTATTCATTCTTAAGAAACAATTGGTACCTGGAAAATGAATTGGGTACGATTCAAGGTGTTCAGGCTGGAGCGCCATGGGTTACATCAGCTGGAGAAGGAAAAGTCGGATGGGCGTTACAACAAGACTACGCAGAAGCAACTGCAGCTGTTCTAGTAGGGGCGGAACATGATAATACAATATATGAATTGTCTGGCACTTTATACACACAAGATGAATTAGCACAAACGGTGGGTGAGATTTTAGGGAAAAATATCCCCGTTCAACATGTTGATGATAAAACATATGCAGAAACGATGAAACAGGCTGGTTTACCTGAGGCTATATTGCCGATGCTTGTAGAAATTCAAAAAGGAATCCGTAATGGAGAACTAGCAATTGAAAGTAATGATTTTGAAAAAATACTTGGACGTCCGGAGACACCATTGAAGGAAGCTTTAACTCGTCTACTAAATCAATAA
- a CDS encoding Rrf2 family transcriptional regulator, whose translation MSISSRFSVGVHILSLIDFNKDGISSSEYLAESVNTNPALIRKINGMLKKAGLLEVRPGVAGSKLAKPLSDITLLDVYKAVQVVPENELFHVHDNPNPKCIVGRNIQDTIIPILSTAQHAMEKMLESVTLEDVVKDIVEKDKVD comes from the coding sequence ATGTCCATAAGTAGTCGTTTTTCTGTTGGTGTCCATATTCTTTCTCTCATTGATTTCAATAAGGATGGAATCAGTTCATCGGAATATCTTGCAGAAAGCGTAAATACCAATCCTGCACTAATTCGAAAAATTAATGGAATGCTTAAAAAAGCTGGGCTCCTTGAAGTACGTCCTGGGGTGGCGGGTAGCAAGCTAGCTAAACCATTGTCCGACATTACATTACTTGATGTTTACAAAGCAGTACAAGTAGTTCCAGAAAATGAACTATTCCATGTACATGATAACCCTAATCCGAAATGCATCGTTGGAAGAAATATACAGGATACCATTATCCCAATCCTGTCCACTGCACAGCATGCAATGGAGAAAATGCTAGAAAGTGTAACGTTGGAAGATGTGGTGAAGGATATTGTAGAGAAGGATAAAGTTGATTAA
- a CDS encoding SRPBCC domain-containing protein yields MNPQESSSPVVQAEMLIRRPVEEVFDAFVNPEITTKFWFTKSSGTLAKGKVIRWEWKMNGVWDKIFVRDLEVNRRIVIEFSDRTFMEWTFLEKPENHTFVRIEHYGFDSYNVASVNRAMDSMGNLTAVLCGLKALLEHHIRLYFIEDQNPDILVQQ; encoded by the coding sequence GTGAATCCACAAGAAAGTAGTAGCCCAGTTGTTCAGGCTGAAATGCTCATTCGTCGTCCTGTTGAAGAAGTATTTGATGCTTTCGTGAACCCTGAAATCACTACGAAATTTTGGTTTACAAAAAGTAGTGGTACATTAGCGAAAGGAAAGGTTATACGATGGGAATGGAAAATGAATGGCGTATGGGACAAGATATTTGTTCGAGATTTAGAAGTAAATCGTCGGATTGTAATAGAATTTTCTGATCGAACGTTTATGGAGTGGACGTTTCTTGAAAAACCGGAAAACCATACGTTTGTTAGGATTGAACATTACGGATTTGATAGTTATAATGTGGCTTCGGTGAATCGGGCCATGGATTCTATGGGGAATCTTACGGCGGTCCTATGTGGCTTGAAAGCACTTCTTGAACATCATATTCGATTATATTTTATAGAGGATCAGAACCCGGACATACTCGTACAACAATAA
- a CDS encoding aspartyl-phosphate phosphatase Spo0E family protein, which produces MKTEKSVQDRQETRAELLKHIEELRCLMVKTIKDKGLDHPKTIEVSQQLDCLLNKFESKV; this is translated from the coding sequence ATGAAAACTGAAAAATCTGTTCAAGACCGGCAGGAAACTAGAGCTGAATTACTTAAACATATTGAAGAACTTAGATGTTTAATGGTTAAAACAATCAAAGATAAAGGACTAGACCATCCGAAAACAATAGAGGTTAGCCAACAGCTAGATTGCTTACTTAATAAATTTGAAAGTAAAGTGTAA
- the hemL gene encoding glutamate-1-semialdehyde 2,1-aminomutase, with protein MRSYDNSVDAYKEAVDLLPGGVNSPVRAFKSVGMNPIFMSKGKGSKITDIDGNEYIDYVLSWGPLILGHADDRVVEKLKEVTENGTSFGAPTLMENKLAQLVIDRVPSIEMVRMVNSGTEATMSALRLARGYTGRDKILKFEGNYHGHGDSLLIKAGSGVATLGLPDSPGVPASIAQNTITVPYNDLESVRYAFQEYGDDLAAVIVEPVSGNMGVVPPVGDFLQELRGITEENGTLLIFDEVMTGFRVGYQCAQGHFGVTPDLTCLGKVIGGGLPVGAYGGKREIMERIAPVGDIYQAGTLSGNPLAMTAGYETLNALDESSYVDMNKKVDRLIEGFQAAAKEFEIALQVNRAGSMVGFFFNEEPVINYETAKNSNVEFFAAYYREMAEQGIFLPPSQFEGLFLSTAHSDEDIEKTIEAARHAFSKLK; from the coding sequence ATGCGTAGTTATGATAATTCTGTAGATGCCTATAAAGAAGCAGTGGATTTATTACCGGGTGGGGTGAACTCACCGGTTCGTGCGTTTAAATCCGTAGGAATGAATCCTATTTTTATGAGTAAAGGAAAAGGGTCAAAAATTACCGACATAGATGGTAATGAATATATTGACTATGTATTAAGCTGGGGTCCATTAATATTAGGACATGCGGATGATCGTGTCGTGGAAAAATTGAAAGAGGTTACGGAAAATGGGACGAGCTTCGGAGCCCCAACCTTAATGGAAAATAAGCTTGCCCAATTAGTCATTGATCGTGTTCCTTCTATTGAGATGGTAAGAATGGTGAACTCTGGAACGGAAGCTACCATGAGCGCCTTGCGTTTGGCCCGTGGTTACACTGGAAGAGACAAAATACTTAAGTTTGAAGGTAACTATCACGGTCATGGGGATTCCCTCTTAATAAAAGCGGGTTCAGGTGTAGCTACGCTCGGTCTACCTGACAGTCCTGGTGTACCAGCATCCATTGCGCAAAATACAATTACGGTACCGTACAATGATTTAGAAAGTGTTCGTTATGCATTCCAAGAGTACGGAGATGATTTAGCAGCTGTAATCGTGGAGCCTGTCTCAGGGAATATGGGCGTTGTACCTCCAGTAGGAGATTTCCTGCAAGAGCTTCGAGGAATCACCGAAGAAAATGGAACGCTCTTAATTTTCGATGAGGTAATGACAGGCTTCCGTGTAGGGTATCAATGTGCCCAAGGCCACTTTGGTGTAACACCTGACTTAACATGCTTAGGAAAGGTAATTGGTGGTGGGCTTCCTGTTGGTGCTTATGGTGGGAAACGAGAAATTATGGAACGAATTGCACCAGTCGGTGACATTTATCAAGCTGGTACTCTTTCAGGAAACCCGCTAGCTATGACCGCTGGTTATGAAACGCTTAATGCGTTAGATGAATCTTCCTACGTGGATATGAATAAAAAAGTAGATCGATTAATAGAAGGGTTCCAAGCAGCGGCGAAAGAGTTCGAAATCGCATTACAAGTAAATCGTGCGGGTTCGATGGTTGGTTTTTTCTTTAATGAAGAGCCAGTAATTAATTATGAAACAGCAAAGAACTCAAATGTTGAATTTTTTGCAGCTTATTACCGTGAAATGGCTGAACAAGGTATCTTCCTACCACCATCTCAATTTGAAGGACTATTCCTTTCAACAGCTCATAGTGATGAGGATATTGAAAAAACAATCGAAGCAGCAAGACATGCATTTTCCAAATTAAAATAA
- the hemB gene encoding porphobilinogen synthase, with product MSKEFKRHRRLRSSTNMRALVRETKLTTDDLIYPIFVVEGNTVKKEVPSMPGVFQVSLDNLTEEMNELVRLGIRSVLLFGIPKEKDEVGSQAYCSTGIVQEALRQIKKEVPELITIADTCLCEYTSHGHCGVIHDGDVQNDESLKLHVKTAISQAEAGADIIAPSNMMDGFVAEIRKGLDEAGYAHIPIMSYAVKYASAFYGPFRDAAESTPQFGDRKTYQMDPSNRREALREAQSDIDEGADFLIVKPALSYLDIMREVKDRFDVPVVAYNVSGEYSMVKAAALNGWVDEKQIVLEKLTSMKRAGADIIVTYHAKDVAKWLSE from the coding sequence ATGAGTAAAGAATTTAAAAGACATCGTAGATTACGGTCCTCCACAAACATGAGAGCGTTAGTGAGAGAAACAAAACTAACAACGGACGATTTAATTTATCCGATATTTGTAGTAGAGGGAAATACGGTAAAAAAAGAAGTTCCATCTATGCCAGGCGTTTTTCAAGTTTCCTTGGATAACTTAACGGAGGAAATGAACGAATTAGTTCGTTTAGGAATTCGTTCTGTTCTATTGTTTGGGATTCCAAAAGAAAAAGATGAAGTGGGTTCCCAAGCGTATTGTTCGACAGGCATTGTACAAGAAGCACTTCGACAAATTAAAAAAGAGGTACCAGAGCTTATAACCATTGCAGATACGTGCCTATGTGAATATACGTCTCATGGCCATTGTGGTGTTATTCATGACGGAGATGTACAAAATGATGAATCGTTAAAACTTCATGTTAAAACGGCCATCAGCCAAGCGGAAGCAGGAGCCGATATTATTGCACCATCTAATATGATGGATGGTTTTGTGGCAGAGATCCGTAAAGGACTAGATGAGGCAGGTTACGCTCACATTCCAATCATGTCTTATGCCGTGAAATATGCATCTGCTTTTTACGGTCCATTTCGTGATGCAGCAGAAAGTACTCCACAATTTGGAGATCGTAAAACGTATCAAATGGATCCGTCAAATCGTAGAGAAGCACTTAGAGAAGCACAGTCTGATATCGATGAAGGTGCAGATTTTCTTATTGTAAAACCAGCATTATCTTATCTAGATATTATGCGTGAAGTGAAGGACCGTTTTGATGTGCCAGTTGTAGCGTATAACGTAAGTGGAGAATATTCCATGGTAAAAGCGGCAGCATTGAATGGATGGGTAGATGAAAAACAAATTGTTTTAGAAAAGCTGACGTCGATGAAGCGAGCTGGAGCCGATATTATTGTCACCTATCACGCAAAAGACGTAGCAAAATGGTTGAGCGAATAG
- a CDS encoding uroporphyrinogen-III synthase has protein sequence MSKPLLGKHILITRSKEQAPPLVHLMERAGAIPVVVPLLTFKRIESEKNRKTLQQLHEFTWVFFTSANGVKFFFDYIEMLQIPQETLSSIQFAVVGKKTEQVLQSYGYRADFQPSQFDGNSMAKQFVKQHETASIQILLINGNLSKQDVQAQLEAEHIDVEICVIYETIFNVEEQFTLQKAVSTGAIDAYTFTSPSTVQAFCEFLQEEQGQLEHIKREKVCVCIGTTTEQEARKLGFTCILVPEEFTIDEMVRVLEEHFSEERIDTYE, from the coding sequence ATGAGCAAGCCTTTATTAGGCAAACATATTTTAATAACGCGCAGCAAGGAGCAAGCACCGCCTTTGGTCCATCTTATGGAAAGAGCTGGTGCAATCCCTGTTGTCGTTCCATTGTTAACCTTTAAAAGGATTGAGTCAGAAAAGAACAGAAAAACCTTACAACAACTTCACGAGTTTACATGGGTGTTTTTTACGAGTGCCAATGGCGTGAAGTTTTTTTTCGATTACATAGAGATGCTTCAGATTCCACAAGAAACATTATCGTCTATCCAATTCGCGGTTGTGGGAAAAAAAACCGAACAAGTCTTGCAATCCTATGGATACCGTGCTGATTTTCAGCCAAGCCAATTCGATGGAAATAGCATGGCAAAGCAATTTGTGAAACAACATGAAACAGCATCGATACAAATTTTACTTATTAATGGAAACCTATCTAAACAGGATGTACAAGCTCAATTGGAGGCAGAGCATATAGATGTAGAAATATGTGTTATATATGAGACAATATTCAATGTAGAGGAACAATTCACTCTTCAAAAGGCAGTATCCACAGGGGCGATTGATGCTTATACGTTTACTAGTCCTTCCACGGTTCAGGCATTTTGTGAATTCTTACAAGAAGAGCAAGGACAGCTGGAGCATATTAAGAGGGAAAAAGTATGTGTATGTATTGGGACGACAACAGAACAGGAAGCAAGGAAACTAGGCTTTACATGTATATTAGTTCCAGAAGAATTCACTATTGATGAAATGGTGAGGGTTTTAGAAGAACACTTTTCAGAGGAAAGGATAGATACATATGAGTAA